A portion of the Podospora pseudoanserina strain CBS 124.78 chromosome 2, whole genome shotgun sequence genome contains these proteins:
- a CDS encoding hypothetical protein (EggNog:ENOG503NVZC; COG:B), whose protein sequence is MSASPRTQQKRTAHTCITCRARKVRCDGRKGTCTNCERLGFGCSYDEHTGVEVVQTDAAVSRIAIPRRRVRRACQNCHEKKARCSGSTPSCDRCTAQGLHCVYLPGKRSLPLASPATASAASATSAPPATIHPPDSPSYDDGHSGRSAFASGTASPAPASAARAEPEEDLVLRAFDAFFRHVHHIPKFSFLHRASLMERYHAGSLDRSLVLALIAITALLTDLGPGMGEYGSQCMEEAVSLCLAGMEKPSIVRLQALVIAVEHRIFSRRFSGAFMLHALASRFATALRLNYENPELCFLARESRRRLMWSLYMIDSSISAGQRDVALWPDAERQIHVHLPCNERNFEFDLPEATESLRPPPPEPGMGTAPMPDALGFMALHVRIQWMRARILQCTSQAASSWSQQDLTTLPLRCAELLAELEGFEERLPPSFKWSEGNLRLRTYSPRLGIFVMTHVWWRQCHLDLYRLFLEGLREALPRPMLQQLDPNLVARSRQGCYNHARAMADMFAQLLTLGSSVPVTDLDLPGCAYQCTRALYHGLQTGTGDLAFTLERVQELSAVCLRAAQQSTTGPAAASIQADIERIITHGIKLPEGAPDSPTRNSSDPAPVTKSAIDTRLAGHAQLTPDPAALYTFQPSVPATSAPSIALPSLAVTEPPIPAPVAPSHASGVTTGSNAFEEVLSGFTFGPELYGMDWSTFPTGWPNQQFTGSNM, encoded by the exons atGAGCGCCTCACCCCGGACACAGCAAAAGCGCACCGCACACACGTGCATAACATGCCGTGCCCGCAAGGTCCGATGTGATGGTCGGAAGGGAACCTGTACCAACTGCGAGCGACTTGGTTTTGGTTGCTCCTATGACGAACACACGGGCGTGGAGGTGGTCCAGACCGATGCCGCCGTGTCTCGCATCGCGATACCTCGCCGCCGAGTTCGCCGCGCCTGCCAGAACTGccatgagaagaaggcccgcTGCAGTGGGTCGACTCCGAGCTGCGACCGGTGCACCGCTCAAGGCCTCCATTGTGTCTATCTCCCTGGAAAGCGCTCACTTCCCCTGGCCAGCCCTgccacagcatcagcagcctCAGCAACATCCGCACCACCTGCGACGATCCATCCGCCAGACTCGCCATCCTATGATGACGGCCACTCGGGACGCAGCGCTTTTGCGAGCGGTACTGCAAGCCCTGCGCCGGCGTCTGCTGCGCGAGCCGAACCCGAGGAGGACCTCGTGCTGCGCGCTTTTGACGCCTTCTTTCGTCATGTACACCATATCCCCAAGTTCTCCTTCTTGCATCGAGCATCGCTGATGGAGCGTTACCACGCCGGGTCCCTCGACAGGTCTCTTGTGCTTGCTCTCATTGCCATCACCGCTTTGCTGACTGACCTGGGTCCGGGTATGGGCGAGTATGGAAGCCAGTGTATGGAAGAGGCCGTGTCACTGTGCTTGGCGGGAATGGAGAAACCATCGATTGTCCGTCTGCAGGCGCTGGTGATTGCCGTTGAGCATCGCATCTTCTCGAGGAGGTTTTCGGGTGCTTTTATGCTGCATGCACTCGCCAGCCGCTTTGCCACGGCTCTTCGACTCAACTACGAAAACCCAGAGCTCTGTTTTTTGGCGCGAGAGTCTCGTCGTCGACTTATGTGGTCTCTGTATATGATCGATTCGTCCATCTCCGCAGGCCAGCGTGATGTTGCTTTGTGGCCCGATGCCGAGCGCCAAATCCACGTTCACCTGCCCTGCAACGAAAGGAACTTTGAGTTTGACCTTCCAGAAGCCACTGAGTCCCTGaggccgccaccaccagaacCCGGCATGGGAACCGCGCCAATGCCGGATGCTCTCGGATTTATGGCCCTTCATGTGCGTATCCAGTGGATGCGTGCAAGGATATTGCAGTGTACCTCTCAGGCCGCCTCATCGTGGTCTCAACAGGATCTGACCACTCTCCCATTGCGATGCGCCGAGCTGTTGGCCGAGCTGGAAGGCTTCGAGGAACGATTGCCGCCGTCGTTCAAATGGTCCGAGGGGAATCTGCGTCTGCGAACCTATTCACCAAGGCTGGGTATTTTTGTCATGACACACGTTTGGTGGCGACAGTGCCATCTCGATCTGTACCGCCTCTTTCTGGAAGGACTGCGCGAGGCGCTCCCTCGGCCGATGCTCCAGCAGCTGGATCCTAATCTTGTTGCCCGCAGCCGTCAGGGCTGCTATAATCACGCAAGGGCCATGGCTGACATGTTTGCGCAGCTCCTGACCCTGGGCAGCAGCGTCCCTGTCACTGACTTGGATCTGCCGGGCTGCGCTTATCAATGCACGAGGGCTCTGTATCATGGGCTTCAAACCGGTACAGGTGACTTGGCATTTACCCTAGAACGAGTTCAAGAGCTCTCTGCTGTTTGCTTAAGGGCCGCCCAGCAATCTACTACTGGGCCGGCCGCTGCGAGTATT CAAGCGGATATCGAACGGATAATCACCCACGGTATAAAGCTCCCTGAAGGCGCTCCCGATTCACCGACTCGTAACTCCAGTGACCCTGCGCCTGTCACCAAATCTGCCATCGACACCAGGCTTGCTGGCCACGCACAGCTCACACCAGATCCAGCAGCCTTGTACACGTTCCAACCATCTGTACCAGCTACATCGGCTCCATCAATAGCCTTGCCAAGCCTTGCCGTCACAGAACCACCAATACCGGCGCCTGTGGCACCTTCACACGCGAGCGGCGTGACAACGGGGAGTAATGcgtttgaggaggtgttgagcgGTTTCACTTTTGGGCCGGAGCTGTACGGCATGGACTGGTCCACATTCCCGACTGGATGGCCCAACCAGCAGTTTACAGGGTCGAACATGTGA
- a CDS encoding hypothetical protein (COG:K; COG:L; COG:O; EggNog:ENOG503NV42) produces MPPKRAKKAAAAAAEPPLDGCKIALSGTFAGMTQSAVKAKAEAVGATVSTAVTEDTTHLVATEADFNKPSAKVTKAQTLGIPIVSFEWLSLSEQKNRKQPEDDFTLGGTASTKTSTSRKRAAVDSTSDTETVAPPAKKSKDGNAKVENGDVKVEDAPPEQKKAKQEKALGEGQVLKRKDTRIPIDDGCPFTSSVVYIDADGVIYDASLNQTNASNNNNKFYRIQLLVDPQGVYRTWTRWGRVGDHGQTQVPATGSLAEAMKQFEKKFKDKSGIAWASRGDNPKPGKYAFVERNYEDDSDDEVAAEDKSKDKTRAGDWTPPKCSLDPAVQHLLELIFNQQYFANTMSDLNYDANKLPLGKLSKATITRGFQSLKDLSELLDDNTLAQSKYSMTYGNAVEQLSNTFYSLIPHNFGRNRPPVIHTQQMVKKEIELLESLSDMKNAAEIMKLDKVGNYDVHPLDKQYEGLKMKEMTVLDPATQEFAELKNYLVNTRGHTHNHSYQVENIFRIERQGEKDRFDASVFGKLNQNRRLLWHGSRATNFGGILSQGLRIAPPEAPVNGYMFDKGIYLADMASKSANYCCSYQSGNTALLLLCEAELGDPMQELLHSSYNAASEAKQKGMISTWGKGTNGPLTWKDASCVEPSLKGVMMPDTATKMPGKTGVAGASLLYNEYIAYDVSQVRLRYLFRVKM; encoded by the exons ATGCCGCCAAAACgcgccaagaaggctgccgctgccgcagCAGAACCTCCTCTCGATGGCTGCAAGATTGCCCTGAGCGGCACCTTTGCGGGCATGACCCAATCGGCTGTCAAGGCTAAGGCAGAGGCTGTGGGTGCCACTGTCAGCACCGCTGTCACCGAAGACACGACACACCTCGTGGCCACCGAGGCCGACTTCAACAAGCCCTCAGCCAAAGTCACCAAAGCACAGACCCTAGGCATTCCCATTGTCAGCTTTGAGTGGCTGTCCCTCTCTGAACAAAAGAATAGGAAACAGCCTGAAGACGACTTCACGTTGGGCGGCACTGCTtccaccaagaccagcacATCGCGGAAGAGAGCTGCGGTTGACAGCACCTCCGACACGGAAACTGTTGCACCACCGGCCAAGAAAAGCAAGGACGGTAATGCCAAGGTTGAAAATGGAGatgtcaaagtcgaagaTGCTCCCCCAGAGCAGAAAAAGGCCAAGCAAGAGAAGGCACTTGGTGAGGGTCAGGTTTTGAAACGAAAAGACACTCGGATTCCAATCGATGATGGCTGTCCCTTTACGAGTTCGGTCGTGTACATTGATGCTGACGGCGTCATCTACGATGCCTCGTTGAACCAAACCAAcgcctccaacaacaacaacaagttCTACCGCATTCAG CTTTTGGTGGATCCTCAAGGAGTGTACAGGACATGGACTCGCTGGGGCCGTGTTGGTGATCACGGCCAAACCCAGGTTCCTGCCACAGGTTCGCTCGCAGAAGCCATGAAGCAGTTCGAAAAGAAATTCAAAGACAAATCGGGCATCGCTTGGGCCAGCCGGGGCGACAACCCAAAGCCCGGCAAGTACGCTTTTGTGGAGAGGAACTACGAGGACGATTCCGACGATGAAGTTGCGGCAGAAGATAAGTCCAAGGATAAAACCAGGGCCGGCGACTGGACGCCGCCAAAGTGCAGTCTAGACCCTGCGGTGCAGCATCTTCTGGAACTCATCTTCAACCAGCAGTACTTTGCCAACACAATGTCGGACCTCAACTACGACGCAAACAAGCTCCCGCTCGGCAAGCTCAGCAAGGCCACCATCACGCGCGGTTTCCAGTCACTAAAAGACCTGTCAgagctcctcgacgacaacacacTGGCGCAGTCCAAGTACTCTATGACGTACGGAAATGCCGTAGAACAGCTGTCCAACACGTTCTACTCGCTCATCCCGCACAATTTTGGTCGCAACCGTCCACCCGTCATTCACACTCAGCAAATGGTCAAGAAGGAAATAGAACTTCTGGAAAGCCTGAGCGACATGAAGAATGCGGCCGAGATTATGAAGCTGGACAAGGTGGGCAACTACGATGTCCACCCCCTCGACAAGCAGTACGAGGGtctgaagatgaaggagatgaCCGTCCTTGATCCCGCCACTCAAGAGTTTGCAGAGCTCAAAAACTATCTGGTCAACACACGTGGGCACACCCACAATCACAGTTACCAAGTCGAAAACATCTTCCGCATCGAGCGCCAAGGCGAAAAGGATCGATTCGACGCCAGTGTGTTTGGCAAGCTCAACCAAAACAGGCGCCTGCTGTGGCACGGTTCTCGCGCAACCAACTTTGGTGGTATTCTCAGCCAAGGCCTTCGTATTGCTCCTCCAGAAGCACCTGTGAACGGCTACATGTTCGACAAGGGCATCTATCTTGCCGACATGGCCTCCAAATCTGCAAACTACTGCTGCTCGTATCAGTCTGGCAATACTGCTCTTCTTTTGCTGTGCGAGGCTGAACTAGGTGACCCCATGCAGGAGCTGCTGCACTCTTCTTACAACGCCGCCAGTGAGGCCAAGCAGAAGGGCATGATTTCCACATGGGGCAAGGGAACAAACGGTCCACTAACATGGAAAGATGCTAGCTGCGTGGAACCTTCTCTGAAGGGTGTTATGATG CCCGACACGGCCACAAAGATGCCAGGGAAAACCGGCGTGGCAGGAGCCAGCTTGCTGTATAACGAATACATTGCCTACGACGTGTCACAAGTCCGCCTCCGTTACCTCTTCCGGGTTAAGATGTAG